In the Fibrobacter sp. genome, CTCGAAGAAATGGCATCCAAGGGATTCAAGTACATCTACGCAGCACTGCGCGCAGGTACTACCGGTTCCCAGACCGTCATCGACCAGGCAACTCTCGACTTCCTGGACACCGTGGGCAAGGGCGGTGCCAAGGTTCTTGGCGGTTTCGGTATTCGTACCGGCGAACAGTCCAAGGTTCTCTGCAAGCACGTGCACGCAGTGGTGGCAGGTTCCGTGTTCGTGAACATCATGCTTGAAGACCCGAAGAACATCGCAGGCGTTGAAGCCAAGGCCCGCGAACTTTCTGGCCTTTAATCAAGCGAAATGTCATTGCGAGGAGCCCACGCGACGTGGCAATCCAAGCAAATATTAAAAAGTCCAGCGGAAACCCCGTTGGACTTTTTGATTTTCTAAATTTGCACGCGTAAAAACAAAAGAGTCTAGTATGAAATTCAATCAGCAATACAAGCAGTTTCAAGATCAGTTCGCCGGCATGTCTCCCGAAATGAAGGAGCAAATGATGAAGATGGCGAA is a window encoding:
- a CDS encoding tryptophan synthase subunit alpha gives rise to the protein LEEMASKGFKYIYAALRAGTTGSQTVIDQATLDFLDTVGKGGAKVLGGFGIRTGEQSKVLCKHVHAVVAGSVFVNIMLEDPKNIAGVEAKARELSGL